Proteins encoded in a region of the Diabrotica virgifera virgifera chromosome 4, PGI_DIABVI_V3a genome:
- the LOC126883605 gene encoding uncharacterized protein LOC126883605, translating to MIYDQLVKDYSITYSPSNHIGFRYKKINKRSSIMDSPGLIKWRSEYLDAISKFRDEGRPIFYLDETWFDTHDTAQKCWTDDYIKCAPNYPINRGQRIIILNIGSKNGWLGGKSFLLSAKNIKDSKLDYHENMTSSLFKEWFEKKVLSNLPPKSVIVMDNATYHSEQIRKIPGVGSTKNRYLIFV from the coding sequence ATGATCTACGATCAACTTGTTAAAGACTATTCCATTACGTATTCGCCTTCGAATCACattggttttcgatacaagaaaATTAATAAGCGATCATCAATAATGGATTCTCCTGGTCTAATTAAATGGAGAAGTGAATACTTGGATGCTATATCTAAATTTAGAGATGAAGGAAGACCGATATTTTATCTAGATGAAACATGGTTCGATACCCACGATACTGCTCAAAAATGTTGGACAGACGATTATATTAAATGTGCACCCAATTATCCAATTAATAGAGGTCAGCGAATAATTATTCTAAACATTGGATCCAAAAATGGCTGGCTTGGAGGGAAAAGTTTTTTACTATCGGCAAAAAACATTAAAGATTCAAAGCTGGACTACCATGAAAATATGACGAGTAGCTTGTTTAAGGAATGGTTTGAAAAGAAGGTGTTGTCAAATTTGCCTCCAAAAAGTGTAATTGTAATGGATAACGCAACGTATCACAGCGAACAAATTAGAAAAATCCCCGGTGTAGGTTCGACAAAAAACAGATATCTGATTTTTGTATGA